In one Nicotiana tomentosiformis chromosome 6, ASM39032v3, whole genome shotgun sequence genomic region, the following are encoded:
- the LOC138893795 gene encoding uncharacterized protein: MAVSLKNGRDLDREQEFARSSREIVSHTPVPIEIDESMELTEVVFEQAQVDKGKKKEIEQFPEHVLEKTSNQEKTQRSGQKLLSAPFPQRLAKKKKDDQYKKFIEMLLQIQLNILLMDALSEIPGYAKMMKDLISRKFDFQDLSTITLTQTCSAVVTRPIAQKLSDTGNFTIPCTIGSYAFAKALCDLGASINVIPLAIYKRLGIGRARPTSMLLQLADRTMKRPRVILDNVHVQVGKFVFPADFVILDYQV; this comes from the coding sequence ATGGCAGTGAGTCTCAAGAATGGAAGGGATTTGGACAGAGAGCAAGAATTTGCTCGATCTAGTAGAGAGATAGTGTCACATACTCCAGTGCCAATCGAGATCGATGAGTCGATGGAGCTCACAGAGGTCGTATTTGAGCAAGCACAAGTTGACAAAGGTAAGAAGAAAGAAATTGAACAGTTCCCAGAACATGTATTAGAAAAGACTTCTAATCAGGAAAAGACACAGAGAAGTGGGCAGAAGCTACTTTCAGCACCATTCCCTCAAAGgttggcaaagaaaaagaaagatgatcaatacaaGAAATTCATAGAAATGCTCTTGcagattcaattgaatattctGTTGATGGATGCTTTGAGTGAAATACCAGGTTATGCTAAAATGATGAAGGATTTGATATCTCGAAAGTTTGACTTCCAGGACCTGTCTACTATAACTCTGACTCAAACTTGTAGTGCGGTAGTGACAAGACCTATTGCTCAAAAGTTGTCTGATACCGGTAATTTTACTATCCCGTGCACAATTGGaagttatgcttttgctaaagcattgtgtgacttgggaGCCAGTATTAACGTGATACCTTTGGCaatctacaaaaggttaggcattggtaGAGCTAGACCAACATCAATGTTGTTGCAACTGGCTGATCGCACAATGAAAAGGCCAAGAGTAATTCTGGATAATGTGCACGTCCAAGTGgggaagtttgtatttcctgctgattttgttattcttgactaTCAGGTTTGA
- the LOC138893796 gene encoding uncharacterized protein, which yields MRLNNEEIIFNVQQSMRRPSEFTNCSLVEAVDVILQEKDETLHVRDPLEACLMNLKEVDGEELVEWVMAHEGLGFWKRKPQFETLHLEERKTPLAKPPIEEPPQLDLKPLPAHLRYAFLGPNSTLLVIISSGLLVVQVEQLLQVLQECKTAIGWTMADIKGISPAFWMHKILLEEGHKPSREHQRRLSPNMKEIVKKEVIKWLDAGIIFPILGSVWVSPVQYVLKKDGMTVVQNENNELISTRTITGCQICMDYKKLNTATRKDHFPLPFIDQMLDRLAGRSHFCFLDGYSGYNQITIATEDREKISFTCMCGIFAFRRMLFGLCNASATFQRCMLAIFTDMVEDIIEVFMDDFSVVGKSFDDCSKVIVYTDHATLRYLIAEKESKQRLIRWALLLQEFDLETRDRKGTKNQVADHLSRLEGAEKKVRVKDITETFPDEQLLAVAMEEAP from the exons ATGAGgttgaacaatgaagaaataatattcaacgttCAACAATCTATGAGGAGGCCCAGCGAATTTACAAATTGTTCACTAGTGGAGGCAGTTGATGTGATACTACAAGAGAAGGATGAGACTCTTCATGTCAGAGACCCATTAGAAGCTTGCTTGATGAATCTAAAAGAAGTTGATGGTGAAGAGTTGGTAGAGTGGGTTATGGCCCATGAAGGTCTAGGTTTTTGGAAAAGAAAACCTCAGTTTGAGAccttacacttagaagaaagaaaaacaccaCTAGCGAAGCCGCcgatagaggagccaccacagtTAGACCTGAAACCGCTTCCAGCTCACCTCAGGTACGCGTTCTTAGGACCTAACTCTACTTTACTTGTTATcatctcatctggtttgttagtTGTGCAGGTAGAACAACTCTTACAGGTGTTACAAGAATGCAAGACTGCTATTGGTTGGACCATGGCAGACATTAAGGGTATCAGCCCAGCCTTTTGGATGCATAAGATTCTGTTGGAAGAGGGGCACAAGCCTTCTAgggaacatcaaagaaggttgagCCCGAACATGAAGGAAATAGTGAAGaaggaagtgattaagtggctggATGCGGGCATCATATTTCCTATCTTGGGCAGTGTCTGGGTAAGCCCAGTCCAATATGTTCTGAAGAAAGATGGTATGACTGTTGTACagaatgagaataatgagttgatATCTACTCGTACAATCACGGGTTGTCAAATTTGCATGGATTACAAAAAACTGAACACTGCCACCCGAAAAGACCACTTTCCTCTACcgttcattgaccaaatgttggatagattGGCAGGGAGGTCTCACTTCTGCTTTTTGGATGGATATTCGGGGTACAATCAAATCACAATAGCCACTGAGGATAGAGAGAAAATTTCATTCACTTGTATGTgtggcatctttgcctttcggagaatgttgtttggcctatgcaatgcatcAGCCACTTTCCAGAGATGTATGCtagccattttcactgatatggttgaagatattatagaagtctttatggatgatttctcagtggtgggaAAATCATTTGATGACT GttcaaaagtgattgtttatacTGATCATGCAACACTTAGGTACTTGATAGCAGAGAAGGAGTCAAAGCAACGCTTGATCCGTTGGGctcttttgctacaagaattcgatTTGGAGACCCGTGATAGGAAAGGAACAaagaaccaagtggcagaccacctttCAAGATTGGAGGGAGCTGAAAAGAAAGTAAGGGTTAAAGATATAACAGagacattcccggatgaacaatTACTAGCAGTGGCAATGGAGGAGGCACCTTGA